The proteins below come from a single Psychrobacter sp. PL19 genomic window:
- the ccoG gene encoding cytochrome c oxidase accessory protein CcoG: MSAQSSNKIPVQQIDLDATKHRIHPRFITGFYQNIRVITMYSFLALFLILPWLRYNGRQAIWFDVPSQHYYIFGTTFLTQDFYFIAAFALIAAFTLFMVTVYAGRVWCGYACPQTIWTHLYQYVEKWVIGDRNKRIKFDKQPMSASKAFKRFLVYFIWFVLSMITATTFVSYVSGTDALYQSWQMIGFIPFPDWATWIWVSVSIFAFATYANAGYMREQMCVQICPYGRFQSVMFDKDTLIVSYDYERGEPRGARKKGTNPEDLGDCIECQMCVQVCPTGIDIRDGLQVACIQCAACVDACNEVMDKVGYPRGLIRYTTERQLAEKEQSRVFSPRLFAYLVLLAVLCTGVVYALTSRVPLEIDIRRDRNQLSSINAQGMVENSYIVKLTNKTQDEHTYVITLVPQDGLSLHLRFNDVPLDPGESYDMPVSIYGDPAIINEGQTLVTLNVVSEGGEYKASKENVFTTQGQ; this comes from the coding sequence ATGTCAGCACAATCATCCAATAAAATTCCTGTACAACAGATTGATCTTGATGCTACCAAACATCGTATTCATCCCAGATTTATTACAGGTTTTTATCAAAATATACGTGTTATCACCATGTATTCATTTTTGGCATTATTTTTAATTTTGCCATGGCTACGCTATAACGGTAGGCAGGCTATATGGTTTGATGTGCCATCTCAGCACTATTATATTTTCGGTACCACCTTTTTGACTCAAGATTTTTACTTTATTGCCGCGTTTGCGCTTATCGCCGCCTTCACCTTGTTTATGGTGACTGTTTATGCTGGGCGCGTATGGTGTGGCTATGCTTGTCCACAGACGATTTGGACACATCTGTATCAATATGTTGAAAAGTGGGTGATTGGCGACCGTAACAAACGTATTAAGTTTGATAAACAGCCGATGAGTGCCAGTAAAGCTTTTAAGCGCTTCTTGGTTTACTTTATTTGGTTTGTATTGTCCATGATTACAGCCACTACCTTTGTCAGTTATGTGTCAGGGACAGACGCCCTATATCAAAGTTGGCAGATGATAGGATTTATACCCTTTCCTGATTGGGCAACGTGGATATGGGTGTCAGTATCTATTTTTGCTTTTGCTACTTATGCCAATGCTGGCTATATGCGCGAGCAGATGTGTGTTCAAATATGTCCTTATGGCCGCTTTCAAAGTGTGATGTTTGATAAAGATACCCTGATTGTCTCTTACGATTATGAGCGTGGTGAACCTCGCGGTGCACGTAAAAAGGGAACCAATCCTGAAGATTTAGGGGACTGTATAGAATGTCAGATGTGTGTACAGGTCTGCCCCACTGGTATTGATATTCGTGATGGCCTGCAAGTAGCCTGTATCCAATGCGCCGCCTGTGTCGATGCGTGTAATGAAGTTATGGATAAAGTCGGCTATCCGCGCGGGCTGATTCGTTATACGACAGAACGTCAATTAGCTGAAAAAGAGCAAAGCCGAGTATTTAGTCCACGTTTATTTGCCTACTTGGTATTGCTTGCAGTGTTATGTACTGGGGTCGTATACGCCTTGACCTCGCGCGTACCCTTAGAAATTGATATTCGTCGTGATCGTAATCAGCTGTCCTCAATCAATGCTCAAGGGATGGTTGAAAACAGTTATATCGTCAAATTAACGAATAAAACTCAAGATGAACACACCTACGTCATTACCTTAGTGCCGCAAGATGGTCTGAGTCTACACCTGCGTTTTAATGACGTGCCGTTAGATCCAGGTGAAAGTTACGATATGCCAGTCAGTATTTATGGTGACCCTGCTATTATCAATGAGGGTCAAACCCTCGTTACCCTAAATGTAGTCAGTGAAGGTGGCGAATATAAAGCCAGTAAGGAAAACGTCTTTACCACTCAAGGTCAGTAG
- the ccoP gene encoding cytochrome-c oxidase, cbb3-type subunit III, which yields MTFFWSSWITILSIMCWAGILGVLLMVLKYKPEVEEDGTTGHEYDGIREYDKALPKWWLVIFFGSIAWGVAYWVFFPGMFPKHWEGIATVEVDGETVPWTSRNELFSELEKNNKVFTDNFEKSILVKANATGAAQTLGTLNDMQATMRRSETPPADLQTQIDEKIAALAPAVEKLAENPNALKVGSRLYLQNCSVCHGSNAKGATGYPNLTDNDWLYGGEATNILTTLHNGRVGGMPAWRDQIGEEGVRAASEYVLSLSSNDGDKGNGELDKMLVAQGSAIFQQNCALCHGKEGKGMISAGAPNLTDTTWLYGGERETVRNTLRYGRAGVMPKWETKLGNERIMLLAAYVYSLSDRGVQTDNTSIPVNTVAPKAAVPAAATIN from the coding sequence ATGACATTTTTTTGGAGTTCTTGGATCACCATACTCAGTATTATGTGTTGGGCGGGTATTCTCGGCGTCTTATTGATGGTACTGAAGTATAAGCCAGAAGTGGAAGAAGATGGTACGACAGGCCATGAATATGATGGTATCCGAGAATATGACAAGGCGCTACCTAAATGGTGGTTAGTGATATTTTTCGGTTCTATCGCTTGGGGTGTCGCCTACTGGGTATTTTTCCCTGGTATGTTTCCAAAACACTGGGAGGGTATCGCCACCGTAGAAGTCGATGGCGAAACCGTGCCTTGGACCTCTCGCAACGAATTGTTCAGTGAGCTTGAGAAAAACAACAAAGTCTTCACTGATAACTTTGAAAAAAGTATTTTGGTGAAAGCGAATGCCACTGGTGCGGCCCAGACCTTGGGTACGCTAAATGATATGCAAGCCACTATGCGTCGTAGTGAGACGCCACCTGCCGACCTGCAAACTCAGATCGATGAAAAAATTGCAGCACTTGCGCCGGCAGTTGAGAAGCTTGCCGAAAACCCAAATGCACTAAAAGTTGGTAGTCGCCTATACTTACAGAACTGCTCGGTTTGTCACGGCTCTAACGCCAAAGGTGCCACAGGCTACCCTAACTTAACCGATAATGATTGGTTATATGGCGGTGAAGCTACCAATATTTTGACCACGTTACACAATGGTCGAGTTGGCGGTATGCCAGCTTGGCGTGATCAAATTGGTGAAGAAGGCGTACGAGCAGCATCAGAATACGTCTTATCACTATCGTCTAATGACGGCGACAAGGGTAACGGCGAGCTTGATAAAATGCTAGTAGCCCAAGGCTCAGCTATCTTTCAGCAGAATTGTGCGCTATGCCATGGTAAAGAAGGTAAAGGTATGATTTCAGCGGGCGCGCCAAACTTAACTGATACTACTTGGTTATATGGTGGTGAGCGCGAAACAGTACGCAATACTTTACGTTATGGTCGTGCAGGCGTTATGCCGAAGTGGGAAACTAAGCTAGGTAATGAGCGTATTATGCTACTTGCTGCGTATGTGTATTCGCTATCGGATCGAGGTGTCCAAACTGACAATACCTCAATCCCTGTTAATACTGTTGCTCCTAAAGCGGCAGTGCCTGCAGCGGCTACTATTAATTAA
- a CDS encoding cbb3-type cytochrome oxidase subunit 3: protein MDNVIELQIIATVSAFVAFVGIAWWAYSPKNVKRFEEDAQLALDDEDIEAWSKEQRDKDKP from the coding sequence ATGGATAATGTTATTGAATTACAAATTATTGCGACTGTGTCCGCCTTTGTTGCCTTTGTAGGCATTGCATGGTGGGCGTATTCGCCAAAAAATGTAAAACGTTTCGAAGAAGATGCACAACTTGCGCTTGATGATGAGGATATAGAAGCCTGGTCTAAAGAGCAGCGTGATAAGGATAAACCATGA
- the ccoO gene encoding cytochrome-c oxidase, cbb3-type subunit II has product MAGTPHEIIEKNTGLLVIFIVIAISFATLVEIVPLIYDNKGPEDGGVNAPLPSMEPWTALEFEGRDIYIREGCHVCHTQMVRPLRAEVERYGPYSRAAESTWDHPFLWGSKRTGPDLARVGGRYSEDWQKQHLINPRSLVPESIMPGFPWLATNEVSGAKIQSKMRLFRDRFGVPYTEEDIAGAPDAVLGATELDALVAYLQQLGTAMEGQR; this is encoded by the coding sequence ATGGCTGGTACACCGCATGAAATTATTGAAAAAAATACAGGCTTGTTGGTCATCTTTATCGTTATTGCTATTAGCTTTGCAACGCTAGTTGAAATTGTACCGCTGATATATGATAACAAGGGCCCTGAAGATGGTGGGGTGAATGCGCCTCTACCGTCTATGGAACCTTGGACCGCGCTTGAGTTTGAAGGTCGTGACATCTACATTCGTGAAGGTTGCCATGTTTGTCATACCCAAATGGTTCGTCCATTACGTGCAGAAGTTGAGCGTTACGGGCCCTACTCGCGTGCTGCTGAGTCGACGTGGGATCACCCATTCTTATGGGGATCAAAACGTACAGGACCAGATTTAGCACGAGTTGGTGGACGTTACTCTGAGGATTGGCAAAAGCAACATTTAATTAACCCACGCTCACTGGTCCCTGAATCAATTATGCCCGGTTTCCCTTGGCTTGCTACTAACGAAGTCAGCGGAGCGAAGATTCAATCCAAAATGCGCCTATTCCGTGATCGCTTCGGTGTACCTTACACTGAAGAAGATATTGCAGGAGCACCTGATGCTGTGCTTGGCGCCACTGAGCTAGATGCCTTAGTTGCCTATCTTCAGCAACTGGGTACTGCGATGGAAGGACAGCGCTAA